Genomic DNA from Acidimicrobiales bacterium:
CGAGCCCGAGGCCGGTTCCGACCTGGCGTCGCTGCAGTGCAAGGCCGAACTCGACGGCGACGAGTGGGTCATCAACGGACAGAAGGTCTGGACCACCCGGGCCCAACACGCCGACTATGTCTTCCTGCTCGCCCGCACCGATCCGAACGTCGCCAAGCACGCGGGCATCTCCTACCTCCTCGTGCCCATGGACCAGCCGGGCGTCGAGGTCCGACCGATCAACCAGATCGACGGTTCGCAGGAATTCAACGAGGTCTTCTTCACCGACGCCAAGTGTGCGAAGGACAACGTCGTCGGTGGCGTGAACAACGGCTGGAAGGTCGCCATGACCACGCTTGGTTTCGAGCGAGGCACCAGCGCCACTACCGGCTACCGACGCTTCGAGACCGAACTGAACGCCATCATCGACACCGCACGCGAGAACGGCAAGATCGACGACCCGGTGATTCGCCAGCGCATCGCTGCGGCGCACACCAAGGTCCAGATCATGAAGGTCAACGGCCTCCGCTCGCTCTCGGCCACCCTGCACAAGAAGAAGGACTTGGGCGTGGCGGCGCTGGGCGCCACCAACAAGATGTTCTGGTCGGAGTATCACCGAGACGTTATGGAACTGTGGACCCATGTGGCCGGGATGGACTCCCTCGTCCTCGACGGCGTGTACGACCCGGACAGCTCCAACCCCAACCGGCAGCGGGGCAAGGCCAGCTACCCGGTCAACGCCATGCAGGCGTCGTTCTTCTTCAGCCGTTCCGAGACCATCTGGGGCGGCACGGCCGAGGTCCAGCGCAACATCGTCGGCGAGCGCGTCCTCGGCCTCCCCAAGGAACCCAAGTAGCCGCGAATCCCCGGCGTTACCCCCGGCAACGTTGGTGCGGGGAGCCTCGTTTTGATGCTCCCCGTACCAACGTTGCAGCCTGAACAACGGGAGATCGACGGACTTGATTCCTCGCGTTCATTACGTTACGATTCGTAACGTAATGAACGCGAGGAGACCGATCATGAAGTACGGAGCGGTGGTGGTCCTCCGCTTGCTGCCGGCGTGGCTTGCGCTCGATCGAGGCACGAGGAATGCGAAGGCCGAGCCACTGCAAGTCGTCGTTGCTCGCTATGCCGGCGAGGTCGAGATGGACTGGTTCGATGCTGATGCGCTCGGCTCGGGGTACACCGACTGGGTGCTGTGCCGATTCGACGATCTCGATCGCTACCACGCGATGTGGGAGGAGCTGCGTGACCTCGAGTTCTTCTTCCATCCCTACGCCGAGATCATTCAGGTCCTCCTGGGCCTGAACGATGGCTATCAGCGTTTCGAGGCCGGCGAATTGTGACGCCGCCGCCATCGGCCGGCGGGAGATCCGACCGCATCGGCCGTCCGAGACTGATCGAAACCGACGCTGTGATCAACGCCGCGACTCGGGAGCTGCTGAGCGATGTCGGCTTCGTGGACCTGACGATCGAAGCCGTGGCTCGGCGGGCCGGCGTCGGGAAGCCGACCATCTACCGTCGGCACGCGTCCAAGGCGGCGCTCGTTGCCGCTGCGCTGATGGAGGTGCTCGAGGGCACCAATCCCGAGGTGCCGGATACGGGCGACGTCCGCCTCGACGCTCGACAGCTGCTGGCAAATCTTGCGCGCGCGGTGAACACCGAGTTCGGCACCGCAGTTCGAGAGATCCTCTCGCCGGCGGCGCGCGACCTCGAACTGCAGTCACTCTTCGATGCCGCCGTGACCGAGCGTCGAACGATCATCCGCACCGTGATGCGACGAGCGGAGGACGAGCGTCGGCTGCTGGCCGCCGACGTCGAGACGGCGATCGACCTCGCCCTCGGGGCCATCTACTTCCGATATCTGTTCACGGCCGAAACTCTCGACGACCAGTTCGTTGGCCGTGTCGTCGACTCGGTGATCGCCCCGAACTAGGCCGCCGAACGGACCCGGCGTAATCTGCCGAGATCGACGGCAATGGCCTCCTTGGGGTGCGAGACTCTCGGGCGTGGACGTGATGATCGCCGTCGAGTCGCCCGACACGCCTGATGTGGTCGAGTTGCTCGAAGCCCATCTTCGGTTTGCCGCGGCAACGTCGCCGGCCGAGCATGTGCACGCGCTCGACCTCTCGGGATTGCTCGATCCCGCCGTCACCTTCTGCACCGCTCGAGCCGATGGTGCGTTGCTTGGCGTCGGCGCCCTTCGAGATCTGGGTGAAGCGAGCCGAGCTGAAGTCGATGCACACCGCCGTTGCCGCTCGGGGAAGAGGGGTGGGACGGGCGATGGTCGACCACCTCGTTGCTGTCGCCCAGGCTCGAGGCGTGCGATGGGTCGGGCTCGAGACGGGGACGATGGAGGAGTTCCTCCCGGCTCAACGGCTGTATGCCTCGATGGGCTTCGAGCGTTGTGCGCCCTTCGACGCCTACACGGTGAACCCCTACAGCCTCTGCATGGCGAAGACGCTGGAGCCGGGCCGATGAGAACCATCAGCACGATCGAGGTCGACGCCAACGGCATGAGCTTCACCGCCGACGCCTCGCCACGGACGGGCGCCGACCTCGTGCTCTTCCTCCACGGTTTCCCGCAAACCCGCTACGCATGGCGAGCCGAGCTGCCGGTCCTCGCCGATGCCGGCTTCGACGTGTGTGCGCCCGACCAGCGTGGCTACTCCGCCGGTGCGCGACCGTCGGACATCGACGACTACCGGATGGAGCTAATTGTCGCCGACGTCGTGGCGCTGGCCGACTCGCTCGCCGCTCCGCGGTTCCATCTCGTCGGTCACGACTGGGGTGGCCAGATCGCCTGGATCACGGCTGCGCTCCACCCGGACCGCGTGCGCTCGCTCGCCGTGCTCTCTCGCCCTCACCCTGCGGCGTTCGTCCAGGCGTTGCGGGCTGATGCTGCCCAGAGCCGTCGTTCTGGCCACCATCAGAGCTTCCTTCGTCCCGAGGCGACCGACGAGTTGCTCGCCGACGATGCGGCCACCCTGCGCCGGATCTACGACCGTAGCGGTGTGCCACCCGCCGATGCCGACGCCTACCTGGAGATCCTCGGTGCATGGGCCCCACTCGACGCGGCCGTCAACTGGTACCGCGCCGCCGGACGATCGTCGATCAAGGCCGCCGACGTGGCCGGGGCCTCCGTGCCAACGATCTACGTGTGGGGTGATGCCGACGCCACGGTTGGCCGCAGCGCGGCGGAGGCGACCGCCTCGATGGTGGAGGGCCCGTACCGATTCGTCGAGCTGGCGGGCGTGGGCCACTTCATCACCGACGAAGCCCCCGGCGCGGTTGCCCCGCTGCTCCTCGAACATCTCGGCGCCGGTTGATCGACCGTTGACGGCTGGGCTCTCGGAACACCGCACCATACGT
This window encodes:
- a CDS encoding acyl-CoA dehydrogenase family protein translates to MDLDYPQEAETFRGEIRSWLETNLPAGWTDDDFEMSDDEREAFVAEWTEKLFQGGWICASWPKEYGGKGLSTMESVVLSEEFARVGAPMRGDFFGDTLVGPTILQWGTEEQKKEFLPGILQGKIAWCQGFSEPEAGSDLASLQCKAELDGDEWVINGQKVWTTRAQHADYVFLLARTDPNVAKHAGISYLLVPMDQPGVEVRPINQIDGSQEFNEVFFTDAKCAKDNVVGGVNNGWKVAMTTLGFERGTSATTGYRRFETELNAIIDTARENGKIDDPVIRQRIAAAHTKVQIMKVNGLRSLSATLHKKKDLGVAALGATNKMFWSEYHRDVMELWTHVAGMDSLVLDGVYDPDSSNPNRQRGKASYPVNAMQASFFFSRSETIWGGTAEVQRNIVGERVLGLPKEPK
- a CDS encoding darcynin family protein; the protein is MKYGAVVVLRLLPAWLALDRGTRNAKAEPLQVVVARYAGEVEMDWFDADALGSGYTDWVLCRFDDLDRYHAMWEELRDLEFFFHPYAEIIQVLLGLNDGYQRFEAGEL
- a CDS encoding TetR/AcrR family transcriptional regulator; its protein translation is MINAATRELLSDVGFVDLTIEAVARRAGVGKPTIYRRHASKAALVAAALMEVLEGTNPEVPDTGDVRLDARQLLANLARAVNTEFGTAVREILSPAARDLELQSLFDAAVTERRTIIRTVMRRAEDERRLLAADVETAIDLALGAIYFRYLFTAETLDDQFVGRVVDSVIAPN
- a CDS encoding GNAT family N-acetyltransferase — its product is MASAPFEIWVKRAELKSMHTAVAARGRGVGRAMVDHLVAVAQARGVRWVGLETGTMEEFLPAQRLYASMGFERCAPFDAYTVNPYSLCMAKTLEPGR
- a CDS encoding alpha/beta hydrolase translates to MRTISTIEVDANGMSFTADASPRTGADLVLFLHGFPQTRYAWRAELPVLADAGFDVCAPDQRGYSAGARPSDIDDYRMELIVADVVALADSLAAPRFHLVGHDWGGQIAWITAALHPDRVRSLAVLSRPHPAAFVQALRADAAQSRRSGHHQSFLRPEATDELLADDAATLRRIYDRSGVPPADADAYLEILGAWAPLDAAVNWYRAAGRSSIKAADVAGASVPTIYVWGDADATVGRSAAEATASMVEGPYRFVELAGVGHFITDEAPGAVAPLLLEHLGAG